Proteins encoded within one genomic window of Anopheles gambiae chromosome 3, idAnoGambNW_F1_1, whole genome shotgun sequence:
- the LOC1272563 gene encoding tubulin polyglutamylase complex subunit 2 — MYSVVWMSRTLRYLLSSLVTLATFTFPLFISVLRSISFIMAGLKIGNDTEDMFYENLSLGLAKVLNNIPRITNVTLEKRLPCEKAQVTAWESRHNVYLPDDMKRFYLSTDGFNFYWSYQYSPNDVRRVGHIHFPHLIQITLVRDNIDTILTVSPNTTLTVPPIIRQSNYVDLSSGNLDHLNLNSRSKIFELSTIANLAKVCLVYETPESSSPKIFLLETNSLRWQFLAESFTEYLRMSIAHLGLPYWELCFSSCGLPAWTEQLFLLLAPHLLEKNDNRRLKNIVCINENPPYNVLDPAVFRTKLRCSRQTQKMRLNN, encoded by the exons ATGTATTCTGTGGTTTGGATGTCACGCACATTGCGATACCTTTTAAGTTCGTTGGTTACCTTAGCAACGTTCACATTTCCACTGTTTATTAGTGTCCTTAGGTCGATTTCTTTCATAATGGCCGGTCTTAAAATCGGAAATGATACGGAAGATATGTTTTACGAAAATCTTTCCTTGGGATTAGCAAAAGTGTTGA ATAATATTCCAAGAATAACCAACGTGACGCTCGAGAAACGGCTGCCATGCGAAAAGGCTCAAGTTACAGCATGGGAATCGAGGCACAATGTTTATCTTCCGGACGACATGAAGCGATTTTATCTTTCTACGGATGGATTCAATTTTTACTGGAGCTACCAATATTCGC CCAATGATGTAAGACGTGTTGGTCACATACACTTTCCACATTTAATACAGATAACTTTGGTAAGGGACAACATTGACACCATCCTAACCGTTAGTCCAAATACGACTCTCACAGTTCCACCCATCATCCGGCAATCGAATTACGTTGATCTTAGCTCGGGAAACCTCGATCACCTTAATCTGAATTCAAGAAGCAAAATTTTTGAGCTCAGCACGATTGCAAACCTGGCCAAGGTGTGTCTTGTGTACGAAACTCCGGAAAGTTCAAGCCCAAAAATATTTCTCCTCGAGACAAATTCGTTACGTTGGCAATTTCTTGCAGAATCGTTCACAGAGTACTTGCGAATGAGCATTGCTCATCTGGGGCTACCGTACTGGGAACTGTGCTTCTCCAGCTGTGGTTTGCCTGCTTGGACTGAGCAACTGTTTCTGCTACTAGCACCGCATCTTTTAGAGAAAAATGATAATCGAAGGCTTAAAAATATAGTTTGCATTAATGAGAATCCTCCATATAATGTACTAGATCCGGCCGTGTTTCGGACAAAGCTTCGCTGCTCGCGTCAGACACAGAAAATGCGTTTGAATAATTAG
- the LOC1272564 gene encoding anoctamin-4 isoform X2, producing the protein MHELRSHSCRNSRALSYNFKKTTVECNETSYIRQHFSCSSCHVAIESNIDKQQTCRCTDNQTSYDTQNGLPLHVRNSVLDSTRRGSLPLYHCQTTNHMATTNNEEATDGFNHFAVTVDNSDSFEVLMPNCVEQKKEHPSRETTVAEQQTRGPRTVHSSPVGNTRYRRYSQDSCAPAFERLSVVRYAKNATLSDSCHNIRQMSQHHHASMRHSTDNLRSINNHQGSITTGLQHKREGSEMAAVGTGTGVGPDLTNHGKTKYFMHRMTAQDLGSGLEPSSSQDSTASPSSTIPPKSLEVVVEADPATINGYGGMVNGGVSSASPKDKTFIDKLPPLEDIMESPLLKTPVEKWLQTEDRLSREEVAPPYGTEEHSRSPDLYSNLFGPKINASENIPGTPMDTPDIVSEFNKSFNSSTTSIINERRRSSSKLLGLTSDRDPTSVGGIGTGTHSSLSDQPTGGTTQGGQGFGGTSVDKNSSLGKGSLRNLLKLRKASDQSQDTRRSSQQDKEGLDPESLMFRDGRRKIDMILCYEEDDQGVMTELEALKRHQRKLFQENLIREGLEFEVEDKAQAFDGKTYFVKIHIPWRTESRYAEVMNLKLPVKRFITISVKEEETALRRQQNKILNYWNRFMSMTEYNHERIEKEPSFYSATANGNPEEQFIVKDRCTSYTSAQRSLIVMQILMRTRFDETEKVNNVGIRRLLNDGTYLACFPLHEGRYDKDHSSGALFDRRLLYLEWARPIKWYKKQPLCLVRKYFGDKIALYFSWLGFYTKMLYAPAIVGLFCFLYGLATMDSSDNIPTKEICDENGPGKTMLCPLCDRACSYQQLHESCFFAQLTYLFDNPSTVFFAIFMSFWATTFLELWKRKQSVLVWEWDLQNIENEEDMRPEFETTVKTFRINPVTREKEPYMPTWTRAVRFVATSSAVLFMISVVLGAVLGTIIYRISLVSVIYSGGGSFFRTHAKLFTTMTAALINLIIIMLLTRIYHKLALYLTNMENPRTQTEYEDSYTVKIFVFEFMNFYSSLIYIAFFKGRFYDYPGDDVARKSEFLRLKGDICDPAGCLSELCIQLAIIMVGKQCWNNFMEYFFPAFYNWWRRRKHKQLTKDETHLHMAWEQDYHLQDPGKLALFDEYLEMIVQYGFVTLFVAAFPLAPLFALLNNIAEIRLDAYKMVTQSRRPLAERVEDIGAWYGILKIITYTAVVSNAFVIAYTSDFIPRMVYKYVYSPQFSLHGYIEHSLSTFNTSDYKEEWGTKTESDPDTCQYRGYRNGPDADEQYGLSPHYWHVFAARLAFVVIFEHIVFVLTGIMQFIIPDIPIEVKTQIQREQLLAKEAKYQHGLKKSRETDYEEILHTLREQSNNSRQGSRDPHYH; encoded by the exons ATGCACGAACTAAGATCACACAGCTGTAGGAATTCCCGTGCTTTAAGTTACAACTTTAAGAAAACTACAGTCGAATGTAACGAAACGTCATACATAAGACAACATTTTAGTTGTTCCAGTTGTCATGTAGCTATAGAATCAAATATagacaaacaacaaacctGCAGATGTACCGATAATCAAACGAGCTACGATACACAAAATGGTTTACCTTTGCACGTGCGTAACTCAGTCTTAGATTCCACGCGAAGAGGATCGCTTCCTTTATACCACTGTCAGACAACTAATCATATGGCTACTACAAACAATGAAGAGGCCACCGACGGTTTTAATCATTTTGCTGTAACTGTTGATAATAGTGATAGCTTTGAAGTGTTAATGCCAAACTGTGTTGAGCAGAAAAAGGAACACCCGTCCCGTGAAACCACCGTAGCGGAACAGCAAACGAGAGGCCCACGTACCGTACATTCTAGTCCTGTGGGAAACACTCGCTATCGGCGATACAGCCAGGACTCGTGCGCCCCGGCCTTCGAACGATTATCCGTTGTAAGATACGCCAAAAATGCTACGCTTAGCGATAGCTGCCACAATATTAGG CAGATGTCCCAACATCATCATGCATCCATGCGACATAGCACGGACAATTTAAGATCTATTAATAACCACCAGGGCTCCATTACCACAGGACTTCAACACAAACGCGAAGGGAGTGAAATGGCAGCGGTTGGTACTGGAACCGGTGTAGGTCCTGATCTGACCAATCACGGAAAGACAAAATATTTCATGCATCGCATGACTGCCCAAGACTTGGGAAGCGGTCTTGAACCGTCTTCCTCTCAGGACAGTACAGCCTCGCCGAGCTCGACAATTCCACCGAAGTCGCTTGAAGTTGTAGTAGAAGCTGACCCTGCCACCATCAACGGGTATGGGGGAATGGTCAACGGAGGTGtatcgtctgccagtccgaaAGATAAAACCTTCATTGATAAATTACCTCCCTTGGAAGACATTATGGAAAGCCCCTTGCTTAAAACACCGGTCGAGAAGTGGCTCCAGACCGAGGATCGACTGTCCCGTGAGGAGGTCGCTCCACCATATGGTACAGAGGAGCACAGTCGTAG TCCCGATCTTTACAGCAATCTATTTGGTCCAAAAATAAATGCCAGTGAAAACATACCTGGTACCCCGATGGATACGCCAGACATTGTATCAGAATTCAATAAAAGTTTTAACTCCAGCACAACGAGCATCATCAACGAGCGACGACGATCGTCCTCCAAGCTGCTCGGGCTGACCAGTGACCGTGATCCAACCTCAGTGGGTGGAATAGGAACGGGAACGCACAGCTCCTTAAGCGATCAACCGACTGGTGGAACCACTCAAGGTGGCCAAGGTTTCGGTGGAACGAGCGTGGATAAAAATAGTTCCCTTGGAAAAGGAAGCCTACGAAATCTGCTCAAGTTACGCAAGGCTTCCGACCAGTCACAAGATACGCGCCGCTCCAGTCAGCAGGATAAAGAG GGACTGGATCCCGAGTCTCTTATGTTCCGTGATGGACGGCGAAAGATTGACATGATACTGTGCTACGAGGAAGATGATCAAGGTGTTATGACCGAGCTGGAAGCTCTGAAACGACACCAGCGCAAACTGTTTCAGGAAAATCTCATCCGCGAGGGGTTGGAATTCGAGGTGGAGGACAAAGCACAAGCCTTCGATGGCAAAACatactttgtcaaaattcacATACCCTGGCGTACGGAATCCCGTTATGCAGAGGTGATGAATTTAAAGCTACCTGTAAAAAGATTTATTACAATCAGCGTAAAG GAAGAGGAAACTGCACTTCGCCgccaacaaaataaaattctaAACTACTGGAACAGGTTCATGTCTATGACCGAGTACAACCACGAACGTATCGAGAAGGAGCCTTCCTTTTACTCTGCAACGGCCAACGGAAACCCGGAGGAACAGTTCATCGTGAAGGATCGTTGCACATCCTATACCAGCGCTCAGCGCAGTCTGATAGTTATGCAAATTCTGATGAGAACAAGGTTTGACGAAACGGAGAAAGTAAATAATGTTGGCATTCGTCGGCTGCTGAACGATGGTACCTACCTCGCCTGTTTCCCTTTGCACGAGGGTCGCTATGATAAAGACCATTCGTCCGGTGCGCTATTCGATCGACGGCTTCTTTACCTCGAATGGGCAAGACCGATCAAGTGGTACAAGAAACAGCCCCTTTGCCTTGTGCGAAAATATTTCGGCGACAAAATTGCCCTCTATTTCAGCTGGCTCGGTTTCTACACCAAAATGCTATACGCACCGGCCATAGTTGGGCTGTTCTGTTTTCTGTACGGTCTTGCCACGATGGACTCTAGTGATAACATTCCAACAAAAGAGATATGCGACGAAAACGGACCGGGAAAAACCATGTTATGCCCGTTGTGCGATCGAGCATGCAGCTATCAGCAGCTTCATGAGTCTTGCTTTTTCGCACAGCTCACCTATCTCTTTGACAATCCGTCCACCGTGTTCTTTGCGATCTTCATGTCGTTTTGGGCAACCACTTTTCTGGAGTTGTGGAAGCGAAAGCAATCAGTGTTGGTGTGGGAGTGGGATCTTCAGAATATTGAAAATGAGGAAGATATGCGACCAGAGTTTGAAACTACCGTCAAGACGTTCCGCATAAATCCGGTCACCCGAGAAAAAGAACCTTACATGCCGACGTGGACCCGAGCAGTCCGCTTTGTAGCTACATCTAGTGCTGTTTTGTTCATG ATTTCGGTAGTTCTTGGAGCTGTTCTTGGAACCATCATTTACAGAATATCGCTCGTTTCGGTCATCTACAGCGGAGGGGGATCATTTTTTCGAACGCATGCCAAACTGTTTACTACCATGACTGCGGCGTTAATCaatcttatcatcatcatgttGCTCACACGT ATATACCATAAATTAGCCCTGTATCTAACCAATATGGAAAATCCGCGCACTCAAACAGAATACGAAGACTCCTATACGGTGAAAATATTCGTGTTTGAGTTCATGAACTTCTACAGTTCATTGATCTATATAGCATTCTTCAAGGGGCGCTTCTATGACTATCCCGGCGATGATGTGGCCAGAAAAAGTGAATTTCTTCGGCTAAAGGGCGATATTTGTGATCCAGCTGGATGTCTCAGTGAGCTTTGTATTCAGCTAGCTATCATTATGGTCGGCAAACAGTGCTGGAACAACTTTATGGAATATTTTTTCCC TGCCTTTTACAATTGGTGGCGTCGGCGAAAGCACAAACAGCTTACAAAGGATGAAACCCATTTGCACATGGCATGGGAACAGGACTATCATTTGCAAGATCCAGGAAAATTAGCTTTGTTTGACGAGTATTTGGAAATGA tCGTTCAATACGGATTTGTTACACTTTTCGTAGCTGCTTTTCCATTGGCGCCCTTATTTGCACTACTTAACAATATTGCTGAAATTAGGCTAGACGCATACAAAATGGTAACACAATCCCGGCGCCCACTCGCAGAGCGCGTCGAAGACATTGGGGCTTGGTATGGtatattgaaaataataacgTATACAGCTGTTGTGTCAAAT GCATTTGTTATTGCTTACACTAGTGACTTTATCCCACGAATGGTCTATAAGTACGTGTACTCACCACAATTTTCGTTGCATGGATATATTGAGCACTCGCTTTCAA CATTCAATACCTCCGACTACAAAGAGGAATGGGGAACTAAGACGGAGTCGGACCCCGACACTTGCCAATATAGAGGGTATCGTAATGGGCCAGATGCTGACGAGCAGTACGGGCTTAGTCCACACTACTGGCACGTGTTTGCAGCGCGTTTGGCGTTCGTTGTTATATTTGAGCATATTGTATTCGTTCTTACTGGTATTATGCAATTCATCATACCGGATATACCAATCGAAGTAAAGACACAAATCCAACGTGAACAACTCCTTGCGAAAGAAGCCAAATATCAGCACGGATTGAAGAAATCTCGTGAAACCGATTATGAAGAAATTCTACATACACTTCGCGAACAAAGTAATAACAGCAGACAAG GTTCTCGTGATCCTCATTACCACTga
- the LOC1272564 gene encoding anoctamin-4 isoform X1 — protein MHELRSHSCRNSRALSYNFKKTTVECNETSYIRQHFSCSSCHVAIESNIDKQQTCRCTDNQTSYDTQNGLPLHVRNSVLDSTRRGSLPLYHCQTTNHMATTNNEEATDGFNHFAVTVDNSDSFEVLMPNCVEQKKEHPSRETTVAEQQTRGPRTVHSSPVGNTRYRRYSQDSCAPAFERLSVVRYAKNATLSDSCHNIRQMSQHHHASMRHSTDNLRSINNHQGSITTGLQHKREGSEMAAVGTGTGVGPDLTNHGKTKYFMHRMTAQDLGSGLEPSSSQDSTASPSSTIPPKSLEVVVEADPATINGYGGMVNGGVSSASPKDKTFIDKLPPLEDIMESPLLKTPVEKWLQTEDRLSREEVAPPYGTEEHSRSPDLYSNLFGPKINASENIPGTPMDTPDIVSEFNKSFNSSTTSIINERRRSSSKLLGLTSDRDPTSVGGIGTGTHSSLSDQPTGGTTQGGQGFGGTSVDKNSSLGKGSLRNLLKLRKASDQSQDTRRSSQQDKEGLDPESLMFRDGRRKIDMILCYEEDDQGVMTELEALKRHQRKLFQENLIREGLEFEVEDKAQAFDGKTYFVKIHIPWRTESRYAEVMNLKLPVKRFITISVKEEETALRRQQNKILNYWNRFMSMTEYNHERIEKEPSFYSATANGNPEEQFIVKDRCTSYTSAQRSLIVMQILMRTRFDETEKVNNVGIRRLLNDGTYLACFPLHEGRYDKDHSSGALFDRRLLYLEWARPIKWYKKQPLCLVRKYFGDKIALYFSWLGFYTKMLYAPAIVGLFCFLYGLATMDSSDNIPTKEICDENGPGKTMLCPLCDRACSYQQLHESCFFAQLTYLFDNPSTVFFAIFMSFWATTFLELWKRKQSVLVWEWDLQNIENEEDMRPEFETTVKTFRINPVTREKEPYMPTWTRAVRFVATSSAVLFMISVVLGAVLGTIIYRISLVSVIYSGGGSFFRTHAKLFTTMTAALINLIIIMLLTRIYHKLALYLTNMENPRTQTEYEDSYTVKIFVFEFMNFYSSLIYIAFFKGRFYDYPGDDVARKSEFLRLKGDICDPAGCLSELCIQLAIIMVGKQCWNNFMEYFFPAFYNWWRRRKHKQLTKDETHLHMAWEQDYHLQDPGKLALFDEYLEMIVQYGFVTLFVAAFPLAPLFALLNNIAEIRLDAYKMVTQSRRPLAERVEDIGAWYGILKIITYTAVVSNAFVIAYTSDFIPRMVYKYVYSPQFSLHGYIEHSLSTFNTSDYKEEWGTKTESDPDTCQYRGYRNGPDADEQYGLSPHYWHVFAARLAFVVIFEHIVFVLTGIMQFIIPDIPIEVKTQIQREQLLAKEAKYQHGLKKSRETDYEEILHTLREQSNNSRQGMRGSWARRLSRLSDGLDAHVEVPNRPRHSLESTVWEVT, from the exons ATGCACGAACTAAGATCACACAGCTGTAGGAATTCCCGTGCTTTAAGTTACAACTTTAAGAAAACTACAGTCGAATGTAACGAAACGTCATACATAAGACAACATTTTAGTTGTTCCAGTTGTCATGTAGCTATAGAATCAAATATagacaaacaacaaacctGCAGATGTACCGATAATCAAACGAGCTACGATACACAAAATGGTTTACCTTTGCACGTGCGTAACTCAGTCTTAGATTCCACGCGAAGAGGATCGCTTCCTTTATACCACTGTCAGACAACTAATCATATGGCTACTACAAACAATGAAGAGGCCACCGACGGTTTTAATCATTTTGCTGTAACTGTTGATAATAGTGATAGCTTTGAAGTGTTAATGCCAAACTGTGTTGAGCAGAAAAAGGAACACCCGTCCCGTGAAACCACCGTAGCGGAACAGCAAACGAGAGGCCCACGTACCGTACATTCTAGTCCTGTGGGAAACACTCGCTATCGGCGATACAGCCAGGACTCGTGCGCCCCGGCCTTCGAACGATTATCCGTTGTAAGATACGCCAAAAATGCTACGCTTAGCGATAGCTGCCACAATATTAGG CAGATGTCCCAACATCATCATGCATCCATGCGACATAGCACGGACAATTTAAGATCTATTAATAACCACCAGGGCTCCATTACCACAGGACTTCAACACAAACGCGAAGGGAGTGAAATGGCAGCGGTTGGTACTGGAACCGGTGTAGGTCCTGATCTGACCAATCACGGAAAGACAAAATATTTCATGCATCGCATGACTGCCCAAGACTTGGGAAGCGGTCTTGAACCGTCTTCCTCTCAGGACAGTACAGCCTCGCCGAGCTCGACAATTCCACCGAAGTCGCTTGAAGTTGTAGTAGAAGCTGACCCTGCCACCATCAACGGGTATGGGGGAATGGTCAACGGAGGTGtatcgtctgccagtccgaaAGATAAAACCTTCATTGATAAATTACCTCCCTTGGAAGACATTATGGAAAGCCCCTTGCTTAAAACACCGGTCGAGAAGTGGCTCCAGACCGAGGATCGACTGTCCCGTGAGGAGGTCGCTCCACCATATGGTACAGAGGAGCACAGTCGTAG TCCCGATCTTTACAGCAATCTATTTGGTCCAAAAATAAATGCCAGTGAAAACATACCTGGTACCCCGATGGATACGCCAGACATTGTATCAGAATTCAATAAAAGTTTTAACTCCAGCACAACGAGCATCATCAACGAGCGACGACGATCGTCCTCCAAGCTGCTCGGGCTGACCAGTGACCGTGATCCAACCTCAGTGGGTGGAATAGGAACGGGAACGCACAGCTCCTTAAGCGATCAACCGACTGGTGGAACCACTCAAGGTGGCCAAGGTTTCGGTGGAACGAGCGTGGATAAAAATAGTTCCCTTGGAAAAGGAAGCCTACGAAATCTGCTCAAGTTACGCAAGGCTTCCGACCAGTCACAAGATACGCGCCGCTCCAGTCAGCAGGATAAAGAG GGACTGGATCCCGAGTCTCTTATGTTCCGTGATGGACGGCGAAAGATTGACATGATACTGTGCTACGAGGAAGATGATCAAGGTGTTATGACCGAGCTGGAAGCTCTGAAACGACACCAGCGCAAACTGTTTCAGGAAAATCTCATCCGCGAGGGGTTGGAATTCGAGGTGGAGGACAAAGCACAAGCCTTCGATGGCAAAACatactttgtcaaaattcacATACCCTGGCGTACGGAATCCCGTTATGCAGAGGTGATGAATTTAAAGCTACCTGTAAAAAGATTTATTACAATCAGCGTAAAG GAAGAGGAAACTGCACTTCGCCgccaacaaaataaaattctaAACTACTGGAACAGGTTCATGTCTATGACCGAGTACAACCACGAACGTATCGAGAAGGAGCCTTCCTTTTACTCTGCAACGGCCAACGGAAACCCGGAGGAACAGTTCATCGTGAAGGATCGTTGCACATCCTATACCAGCGCTCAGCGCAGTCTGATAGTTATGCAAATTCTGATGAGAACAAGGTTTGACGAAACGGAGAAAGTAAATAATGTTGGCATTCGTCGGCTGCTGAACGATGGTACCTACCTCGCCTGTTTCCCTTTGCACGAGGGTCGCTATGATAAAGACCATTCGTCCGGTGCGCTATTCGATCGACGGCTTCTTTACCTCGAATGGGCAAGACCGATCAAGTGGTACAAGAAACAGCCCCTTTGCCTTGTGCGAAAATATTTCGGCGACAAAATTGCCCTCTATTTCAGCTGGCTCGGTTTCTACACCAAAATGCTATACGCACCGGCCATAGTTGGGCTGTTCTGTTTTCTGTACGGTCTTGCCACGATGGACTCTAGTGATAACATTCCAACAAAAGAGATATGCGACGAAAACGGACCGGGAAAAACCATGTTATGCCCGTTGTGCGATCGAGCATGCAGCTATCAGCAGCTTCATGAGTCTTGCTTTTTCGCACAGCTCACCTATCTCTTTGACAATCCGTCCACCGTGTTCTTTGCGATCTTCATGTCGTTTTGGGCAACCACTTTTCTGGAGTTGTGGAAGCGAAAGCAATCAGTGTTGGTGTGGGAGTGGGATCTTCAGAATATTGAAAATGAGGAAGATATGCGACCAGAGTTTGAAACTACCGTCAAGACGTTCCGCATAAATCCGGTCACCCGAGAAAAAGAACCTTACATGCCGACGTGGACCCGAGCAGTCCGCTTTGTAGCTACATCTAGTGCTGTTTTGTTCATG ATTTCGGTAGTTCTTGGAGCTGTTCTTGGAACCATCATTTACAGAATATCGCTCGTTTCGGTCATCTACAGCGGAGGGGGATCATTTTTTCGAACGCATGCCAAACTGTTTACTACCATGACTGCGGCGTTAATCaatcttatcatcatcatgttGCTCACACGT ATATACCATAAATTAGCCCTGTATCTAACCAATATGGAAAATCCGCGCACTCAAACAGAATACGAAGACTCCTATACGGTGAAAATATTCGTGTTTGAGTTCATGAACTTCTACAGTTCATTGATCTATATAGCATTCTTCAAGGGGCGCTTCTATGACTATCCCGGCGATGATGTGGCCAGAAAAAGTGAATTTCTTCGGCTAAAGGGCGATATTTGTGATCCAGCTGGATGTCTCAGTGAGCTTTGTATTCAGCTAGCTATCATTATGGTCGGCAAACAGTGCTGGAACAACTTTATGGAATATTTTTTCCC TGCCTTTTACAATTGGTGGCGTCGGCGAAAGCACAAACAGCTTACAAAGGATGAAACCCATTTGCACATGGCATGGGAACAGGACTATCATTTGCAAGATCCAGGAAAATTAGCTTTGTTTGACGAGTATTTGGAAATGA tCGTTCAATACGGATTTGTTACACTTTTCGTAGCTGCTTTTCCATTGGCGCCCTTATTTGCACTACTTAACAATATTGCTGAAATTAGGCTAGACGCATACAAAATGGTAACACAATCCCGGCGCCCACTCGCAGAGCGCGTCGAAGACATTGGGGCTTGGTATGGtatattgaaaataataacgTATACAGCTGTTGTGTCAAAT GCATTTGTTATTGCTTACACTAGTGACTTTATCCCACGAATGGTCTATAAGTACGTGTACTCACCACAATTTTCGTTGCATGGATATATTGAGCACTCGCTTTCAA CATTCAATACCTCCGACTACAAAGAGGAATGGGGAACTAAGACGGAGTCGGACCCCGACACTTGCCAATATAGAGGGTATCGTAATGGGCCAGATGCTGACGAGCAGTACGGGCTTAGTCCACACTACTGGCACGTGTTTGCAGCGCGTTTGGCGTTCGTTGTTATATTTGAGCATATTGTATTCGTTCTTACTGGTATTATGCAATTCATCATACCGGATATACCAATCGAAGTAAAGACACAAATCCAACGTGAACAACTCCTTGCGAAAGAAGCCAAATATCAGCACGGATTGAAGAAATCTCGTGAAACCGATTATGAAGAAATTCTACATACACTTCGCGAACAAAGTAATAACAGCAGACAAG GAATGCGGGGCAGCTGGGCACGCCGTCTAAGCAGACTCAGCGATGGACTTGACGCTCATGTTGAAGTTCCCAACCGGCCAAGGCACTCATTAGAATCGACTGTTTGGGAAGTTACCTAG
- the LOC1272613 gene encoding alpha-endosulfine has product MSAEESTEQQTAIAEVAEDQQSEDTPQEQQQSVSELEKQEEEKMKAKYGSNVGMGGPRGLGGHSAFLQKRLQKGQKYFDSGDYQMAKQKGGGVKQVFANKVPTGEAIPTPETVPVRKTSIIQTCNKFQS; this is encoded by the exons ATGAGCGCTGAAGAAAGCACAGAACAGCAGACCGCTATTGCTGAGGTAGCAGAAGATCAGCAATCTGAGGAT ACCCCTCAGGAGCAACAACAGTCGGTCAGTGAGCTGGAAAAGCAGGAAGAGGAAAAGATGAAGGCCAAGTACGGCTCAAACGTTGGTATGGGCGGTCCGCGCGGATTGGGCGGCCATTCTGCGTTTCTGCAGAAGCGTCTACAGAAAGGTCAAAAATATTTCGACTCCGGCGATTACCAGATGGCCAAACAAAAGGGCGGCGGTGTAAAGCAGGTGTTTGCGAACAAAGTTCCAACCGGTGAAGCGATACCGACTCCCGAAACGGTGCCGGTGCGAAAAACGTCCATCATTCAGACCTGCAACAAGTTTCAAAGTTAA